Below is a window of Thermodesulfobacteriota bacterium DNA.
CATGTTTGACCCTCCTTTTCCTAACGGATCTATGCTTTGTTATTTCACTTCACTGTATTTGAACCAATTTGACGATCTAGTAATTGATAAGATGATTACTAGTTTTATTAAACGTCCAGCAAAGATTTTACCTTTTGTTCTACAAGATCTAAGCGGAGCGAGTATGAGAGTATCCGCTGATAAAACCGCATTTGGTGATCGTAGCGCGCCCTATCTACTAGAGCTTAATTCTGCTTGGTTAGATCCTAAAGAATCAGATTTCAACATTTCATGGACAAGGGAAAATATGGCTAAGTTCAAGGAGTTTTCTACTGGCGCCACCTATCTAAATCACTCTGGGTTTAACGAAGAGGGAGAGAAATTGGTAAAGAGAACCTATGGTGCTAATTATGAAAGGCTTAGACAAGTAAAGAAAAAGTATGATCCTTCAAATTTGTTTAGAGTAAATCAAAATATTACTCCAGGATAATACATGTTTTCATTTCTAGACCCACTGTGTTAGGATATGAAAACTAACTGCTGTAAAACAAAATTTCACAGGAAACTCTAAATGAGTGATATAAATTCAAACAAAGCCGAAGGATACAATTACGAGTCATTCAAGCCAAAATACTATAATTTTTTTGATTTCAAAGGCCCTAAAGCGGGCGAGCAGGTCATCGATTTTGAAGCTACTACGCTTAAAGGAGAGAAGGTGAAACTTTCTGACTACTTTGGCAAGTGGATAGTTCTAGAATCGGGCAGTTTTTCGTGTCCGATGTATGTTGGAAATATTTTAGATATGAATACTGTGGCTAAAGAGTTTCAGGATGTGGAATTTCTTGTTTTATATGTGAGAGAAGCACATCCTGGATCAAATGTCCCAGCACAGAGTTCACTTGAAGAGAAATTAAAACATGCCGGCAGATTGCCCGGGGAAGAAAGCGAAAATAGGACTATTCTTGTAGACAGTATTGACGGTAACGCCCATAATCTCTACGGTTCTTTCCCTGATTTTGTTTATATTATTAATCCTCAGGGCACTGTAGTTTTCAGAAGCGACTGGAACATCCCCACAGACGTTGAGAAGATACTCTTAGAAGGAAGAAATGAAATACATATGCGGGACCATTACGAACCGGGTAAACCTTCTATCCCTACAGCTATTAGGGTATTAGCAAGAGCAGGTCTTAATTCGCTTTGGGATTTCACAATAGGACTTCCGGAACTTATGCAGATGCACAAAAATGTCGACAAAGCTTATGAAGAACATAGCAAGAAATAATCACTATTGATTGCAGTATATATTTAATCGACCAAGTAAAATCCTTAGCCGTCTTTAATTTTTATCATACCTTCAAACTAAACTGACCAAACGGATAATTCGATAGGTTTGTATATTCAGATATGTTATAATTGCACAAATCCAAGAGGAGGGAAGTTATGATAACTCAAAGACGTATTTCAATATTTATTATTACATTGTTGCTCGGCAGCTTTATCTATCTAGCATTTCCTCAAAACACATTCGCCGGAAGCACGTTTACTCTTCCTCCAGTCCCCGGTGGATGTTGCCAATATGATGATGAAGGCCTAGATGTCTGCACTGAAATTAATCCTGGTTTAGTTTGCCCTGTGCTTGATATAGGTCCTGCTGTTGATTTTGTTCCTGATAGGGAGTGCAATTTTCAAACAGGTCAATGTGAAGGTTTAGCCAGAAATGTGCCGACAATGTCCGAGTGGGGACTCATTGCAATGGCAGGCGTGTTGGGAATTATTGGTTATATGATTCTTAGAAGAAGAAAAGCTACTGCTTAAATTCTAATTTATTACTGATATTAAAGGGAGCTTCGGCTCCCTTCTTTTTATAACACCCTCTACATACTTACTTTTTACTACAATTCCCCAGTATTAGATAAAAATTCAAACAGATTTTAAAAATAACTCTTGACTTTTTAAGACGTGTGCTTTATATTATTTATGAAACTTAAGTAACGCACTTAAAATCATCCTCCATCCTCCTTTAAGAAAGGGGAAGCAGATCGAAAAAGACTTGCTTCCCCTCTTCTTTTTTTAGGCATTTTTTCTATAGTTACAATCAGTTATAATTATTTCCCACATTATGGACAAGATACACATAATACTGTTTTACAAATTTGTGGATATAGAAAGTCCGGACGATTTTGCCCAGAATCAGCTAGATTTCTGTAATAATGAAGGCTTACTTGGCAAAATCTTAGTTGCTAATGAAGGTATAAACGGTTCACTCTGCGGCTCTAATGAGAAGATCTCTAACTATAAAGAATTTCTTAAAAGCAAAAAACAGTTTGAAAATATTAACTTCAAAGAGGAAATTGGGACATTTAACCCTTTTAAAAAGATGATTGTCAGGGTTAAAAACGAGATAATAAGAATGGACCAAGAGCTCGATCTTAATAAAAAGGGGAAATACATAACTCCTTCTGAGCTGATTGAACTTTATAATAGCAATGAAGAATTTGTAATACTCGACACTAGAAACAACTATGAGTCTGAAGTGGGTAAATTTAAAAATGCCATAACTCCGGATATTGATACTTTCCGCGATTTTCCAGAAGCCTTAAAAGACTTAGATGACCTAAAGGATAAAAAGGTGATAACTTATTGCACGGGCGGCATAAGGTGCGAGAAAGCTACATCTTATATGATCAAAGAGGGATTCAAAAACGTATATCAGCTTCAAGACGGCATTATAAATTTTTGCCAGCAGTTCCCGGATACCCTTTGGGAAGGAAAATGTTTTGTGTTCGATCAGCGTCTTCTCTCCCATGTAGACCCTGACACCAAGCCGATCACAAAGTGTATTCACTGCAATGAGAGCAGCGATAGATACAAGAACTGCAAAAACCCAACTTGTGATGACTTTATAGTTATATGCGAGAGTTGCGACAAAAAATACAACGGCTGCTGTTCTGAGAAATGCGTTGAAGAGTTCAAGGAATACTCTCTTCGAAAATCAAGACTAAGACAAGGATATAGAACGAAAGAAAATACACAGGAGAGATAAGATGAAAACACTTTTACTATTGGCGGCTTTATTAATTCCATCAGCATTTGTTTCTGCAGAAGAATGTACAGATTACATGCAGGCATTTAACAAGCACCAGCTAGTCATTAAGGGAATGATGGACCTTAATTTTCAAGGAAAAATGAA
It encodes the following:
- a CDS encoding BBE domain-containing protein, whose product is MFDPPFPNGSMLCYFTSLYLNQFDDLVIDKMITSFIKRPAKILPFVLQDLSGASMRVSADKTAFGDRSAPYLLELNSAWLDPKESDFNISWTRENMAKFKEFSTGATYLNHSGFNEEGEKLVKRTYGANYERLRQVKKKYDPSNLFRVNQNITPG
- a CDS encoding deiodinase-like protein, which encodes MSDINSNKAEGYNYESFKPKYYNFFDFKGPKAGEQVIDFEATTLKGEKVKLSDYFGKWIVLESGSFSCPMYVGNILDMNTVAKEFQDVEFLVLYVREAHPGSNVPAQSSLEEKLKHAGRLPGEESENRTILVDSIDGNAHNLYGSFPDFVYIINPQGTVVFRSDWNIPTDVEKILLEGRNEIHMRDHYEPGKPSIPTAIRVLARAGLNSLWDFTIGLPELMQMHKNVDKAYEEHSKK
- a CDS encoding rhodanese-related sulfurtransferase produces the protein MDKIHIILFYKFVDIESPDDFAQNQLDFCNNEGLLGKILVANEGINGSLCGSNEKISNYKEFLKSKKQFENINFKEEIGTFNPFKKMIVRVKNEIIRMDQELDLNKKGKYITPSELIELYNSNEEFVILDTRNNYESEVGKFKNAITPDIDTFRDFPEALKDLDDLKDKKVITYCTGGIRCEKATSYMIKEGFKNVYQLQDGIINFCQQFPDTLWEGKCFVFDQRLLSHVDPDTKPITKCIHCNESSDRYKNCKNPTCDDFIVICESCDKKYNGCCSEKCVEEFKEYSLRKSRLRQGYRTKENTQER
- a CDS encoding IPTL-CTERM sorting domain-containing protein, with product MITQRRISIFIITLLLGSFIYLAFPQNTFAGSTFTLPPVPGGCCQYDDEGLDVCTEINPGLVCPVLDIGPAVDFVPDRECNFQTGQCEGLARNVPTMSEWGLIAMAGVLGIIGYMILRRRKATA